From Kineosporia succinea, the proteins below share one genomic window:
- a CDS encoding aldo/keto reductase family protein gives MEYRYLGRSGLKISELTYGNWITHGSQVENDVATQCVRAALDVGITSFDTADTYANTAAEVVLGEALASERRESLEIFTKVYWATGPKGANDAGLSRKHIMESINGSLRRLKTDYVDLYQAHRFDAETPLEETMLAFADVVRSGKALYIGVSEWTADQIRAGRVLADDLGIHLISNQPEYSMLWRVIEGEVVPTSRDLGVSQIVFSPLAQGILTGKYRPGQAPPAGSRATDTNGGADFISRWMKDEVLERVQGLAPLAAEAGLTQAQLGVAWVLQNPNVAAAIIGASRPEQVKENVAAVGVKLEPELLARIDEVLGDAVNRDVTWTSRRAPKGRPPVQPRV, from the coding sequence ATGGAGTATCGGTACCTCGGCCGCAGCGGCCTGAAAATCAGTGAGCTGACCTACGGCAACTGGATCACCCACGGCTCCCAGGTGGAGAACGACGTGGCCACCCAGTGCGTGCGGGCGGCCCTCGACGTCGGCATCACCTCGTTCGACACCGCCGACACCTACGCGAACACCGCGGCCGAGGTCGTGCTGGGCGAGGCGCTGGCGTCCGAGCGCCGCGAGAGCCTGGAGATCTTCACCAAGGTCTACTGGGCCACCGGCCCGAAGGGCGCGAACGACGCCGGGCTGTCGCGCAAGCACATCATGGAGTCGATCAACGGCTCGCTGCGGCGCCTGAAGACCGACTACGTCGACCTCTACCAGGCGCACCGCTTCGACGCCGAGACCCCGCTCGAAGAGACCATGCTCGCGTTCGCCGACGTGGTGCGTTCGGGCAAGGCGCTGTACATCGGCGTGAGCGAGTGGACGGCCGACCAGATCCGGGCCGGCCGGGTGCTCGCCGACGACCTGGGCATCCACCTGATCTCGAACCAGCCCGAGTACTCGATGCTCTGGCGGGTCATCGAGGGAGAGGTCGTGCCCACCAGCCGCGACCTGGGCGTGAGCCAGATCGTGTTCTCCCCGCTGGCGCAGGGCATCCTCACCGGCAAGTACCGGCCCGGTCAGGCCCCGCCCGCCGGCTCCCGCGCCACCGACACCAACGGCGGCGCCGACTTCATCTCCCGCTGGATGAAAGACGAGGTGCTGGAACGGGTGCAGGGCCTGGCGCCGCTCGCGGCCGAGGCCGGGCTGACGCAGGCGCAGCTGGGTGTGGCGTGGGTGCTGCAGAACCCGAACGTGGCCGCGGCCATCATCGGCGCCTCGCGGCCCGAGCAGGTCAAGGAGAACGTCGCCGCGGTCGGGGTGAAGCTCGAGCCGGAGCTGCTGGCCCGCATCGACGAGGTGCTCGGCGACGCCGTGAACCGTGACGTCACGTGGACCAGCCGGCGGGCGCCGAAGGGCCGTCCGCCGGTGCAGCCGCGCGTCTGA
- a CDS encoding DUF3043 domain-containing protein, protein MFGRDKAASTAAPQEPQADQAVKVGGKGRPTPTRRESEARNKRPLIGAPPAPKGATKEERKAAKEARRAAAREERVKAREGMNRGDERFLPARDKGPARRYVRDYIDARRNIGEYFLPVALISLVMGMVNVPALRLVSLVVLYGFVLVVAVDSYLLRKRIQKKVDAKFEGRSGSGAAGAGTYGMMRALQFRRGRMPRPLVNRGEFPS, encoded by the coding sequence GTGTTCGGACGTGACAAGGCCGCATCGACCGCCGCTCCCCAGGAGCCCCAGGCCGATCAGGCCGTCAAGGTGGGGGGCAAGGGACGCCCCACGCCCACCCGCCGGGAGTCGGAGGCGCGGAACAAGCGCCCGCTGATCGGTGCGCCGCCCGCTCCCAAGGGCGCCACCAAGGAAGAGCGCAAGGCCGCCAAGGAGGCCCGCCGCGCCGCCGCCCGCGAGGAGCGCGTCAAGGCGCGCGAGGGCATGAACCGTGGCGACGAGCGCTTCCTGCCGGCCCGCGACAAGGGCCCGGCCCGGCGTTACGTCCGCGACTACATCGACGCGCGGCGCAACATCGGCGAGTACTTCCTGCCGGTCGCGCTGATCTCACTGGTGATGGGCATGGTCAACGTGCCCGCGCTGCGTCTGGTCTCGCTGGTCGTGCTCTACGGCTTCGTGCTGGTCGTGGCCGTCGACTCGTACCTGCTGCGCAAGCGCATCCAGAAGAAGGTCGACGCCAAGTTCGAGGGCCGCAGCGGTTCCGGCGCGGCCGGGGCAGGCACCTACGGCATGATGCGGGCGCTGCAGTTCCGCCGGGGCCGGATGCCGCGCCCGCTGGTGAACCGGGGCGAGTTCCCCTCCTGA